Proteins from a genomic interval of Streptomyces fodineus:
- a CDS encoding alkaline phosphatase family protein translates to MSQLSAWDHPEPLALDTAPLPEYGTGSLADLLPTLAAGMGVPGMTATIRELTAADRVCVLLIDGLGWEQLLAHRDEAPFLTSLLGTSRGGTGRPLTAGYPATTAVSLASVGTGLPPGVHGLPGYTVRNPATGELMNQLRWQPYSDPRAWQPYPTVFQLAHEAGVHAAQVTSPIFEHTPLTKIALSGGSFHGRLSGEERMDLAAEQLAAGDRSLVYTYYSELDGAGHRYGVASDTWRGQLMYVDRLAQRLAEQLPPRSALYVTADHGMVDVPFDDEHRIDFDTDWELRAGVALLGGEGRARHVYAVPGAENDVLTVWREVLGEQFWVASRDEAIAAGWFGPHIDERVYPRLGDVVAAAYDDVLIIASEREPKESALVGNHGSMTPAEQLIPLLEVRS, encoded by the coding sequence ATGTCCCAGCTCTCCGCCTGGGACCACCCGGAACCACTCGCCCTGGACACCGCCCCGCTGCCCGAGTACGGCACCGGCTCCCTCGCCGACCTGCTGCCCACCCTGGCCGCCGGCATGGGCGTCCCCGGCATGACCGCCACGATCCGGGAACTGACCGCTGCCGACCGGGTCTGCGTCCTGCTGATCGACGGGCTCGGCTGGGAGCAGCTGCTGGCCCACCGGGACGAGGCTCCCTTCCTGACCTCGCTGCTCGGCACCTCGCGCGGCGGCACCGGCCGCCCGCTCACCGCCGGCTACCCGGCGACCACCGCCGTCTCCCTCGCCTCCGTCGGCACCGGTCTGCCGCCCGGCGTGCACGGCCTGCCCGGCTACACCGTGCGCAACCCGGCCACCGGCGAGCTGATGAACCAGCTCCGCTGGCAGCCGTACAGCGATCCGCGCGCCTGGCAGCCGTACCCCACGGTCTTCCAGCTGGCCCACGAGGCCGGGGTGCACGCCGCCCAGGTGACCTCGCCGATCTTCGAGCACACCCCGCTCACCAAGATCGCGCTCAGCGGGGGCAGCTTCCACGGGCGGCTGAGCGGCGAGGAGCGCATGGACCTCGCGGCCGAGCAACTGGCCGCCGGGGACCGCTCGCTGGTCTACACGTACTACTCCGAACTGGACGGCGCCGGGCACCGCTACGGCGTCGCCTCCGACACCTGGCGCGGCCAGCTGATGTACGTCGACCGGCTCGCCCAGCGCCTCGCCGAGCAACTGCCGCCGCGCAGCGCGCTCTACGTCACCGCCGACCACGGCATGGTCGACGTCCCCTTCGACGACGAGCACCGCATCGACTTCGACACGGACTGGGAGCTGCGGGCCGGGGTCGCCCTGCTGGGCGGCGAGGGCCGGGCGCGGCATGTGTACGCGGTGCCGGGCGCCGAGAACGACGTACTGACCGTGTGGCGCGAGGTGCTCGGCGAGCAGTTCTGGGTGGCCTCGCGGGACGAGGCGATCGCGGCGGGCTGGTTCGGGCCGCACATCGACGAGCGGGTGTACCCACGGCTCGGGGACGTGGTCGCGGCCGCGTACGACGACGTCCTGATCATCGCCTCCGAGCGGGAGCCGAAGGAGTCGGCGCTGGTCGGCAACCACGGTTCGATGACGCCCGCCGAGCAGCTGATCCCGCTGCTCGAAGTACGCTCCTGA
- a CDS encoding GntR family transcriptional regulator gives MRIPAHSVCTAIRDDIVAGVHERGGRLTEEVLARRYGVSRVPVREALRTLEAEGFVVTRRHAGACVAEPTEQEAADLLEMRMLLEPLGAARAAQRRTEAHLKVLRGLVRLGQERARSGSSEDLRSLGGWFHETLAQACGSPSLTAMLTQLRHKIAWMYAVEAPPSPADHWAEHGAIVDAVARGDGERARAVTALHAERATAAHRLRFSGAAERVRTSQHAVNMSGVRH, from the coding sequence ATGCGTATTCCGGCGCACTCGGTATGCACGGCGATCCGGGACGACATCGTCGCCGGTGTCCACGAGCGCGGCGGCCGCCTCACCGAGGAAGTCCTGGCCCGTCGCTACGGCGTCTCGCGCGTCCCCGTCCGTGAGGCCCTGCGCACCCTGGAGGCCGAGGGTTTCGTCGTGACGCGCCGGCACGCGGGCGCGTGCGTGGCCGAGCCGACCGAGCAGGAGGCGGCCGACCTGCTGGAGATGCGCATGCTCCTGGAGCCGCTCGGCGCCGCCCGGGCCGCCCAGCGGCGCACCGAGGCCCATCTGAAGGTGCTGCGCGGCCTGGTCAGGCTGGGTCAGGAGCGGGCCAGGAGCGGCAGCAGCGAGGATCTGCGCTCCCTTGGCGGCTGGTTCCACGAGACGCTCGCCCAGGCCTGTGGCAGCCCCTCGCTGACCGCGATGCTCACCCAGCTGCGGCACAAGATCGCCTGGATGTACGCGGTGGAGGCGCCGCCGAGCCCGGCGGACCACTGGGCGGAGCACGGCGCCATCGTGGACGCGGTGGCGCGCGGCGACGGCGAGCGCGCGCGGGCGGTCACGGCGCTGCACGCCGAGCGTGCGACGGCCGCGCACCGGCTGCGTTTTTCCGGGGCCGCCGAGCGTGTGAGGACTTCGCAACACGCCGTAAACATGTCGGGCGTCCGGCATTAA
- a CDS encoding bifunctional GNAT family N-acetyltransferase/acetate--CoA ligase family protein, translated as MQTSADRQDRLEYPAHWEADVVLRDGGTARIRPITIDDADRLVSFYEQVSDESKYYRFFAPYPRLSAKDVHRFTHHDFVDRVGLAATIGGEFIATVRYDRIGADGLPASAPADEAEVAFLVQDAHQGRGVASALLEHIAAVARERGIRRFAAEVLPANTKMIKVFTDAGYTQERSFEDGVVRLEFDLEPTDRSLAVQRAREQRAEARSVRRLLRPGSVAVVGVGRAPGGVGRSVLGNIRDAGYGGRLHAVNKAFPEDLTQVDGVPAYRCVRDIEGPVDLAVVAVPAEYVPGVVAECGEHGVQGLVVLSAGYAESGPEGRERQRALVRHARAYGMRIIGPNAFGIINTAADVRLNASLAPEMPRPGRIGMFAQSGAIGIALLSRLHRRGGGVTGVTGVSTFVSAGNRADVSGNDVLQYWYDDPETDVALMYLESIGNPRKFTRLARRTAAAKPLVVVQGVGSAPQGHAVRATRLPHATVSALLRQAGVLRVDTITELVDAGLLLARQPLPAGPRVAILGNSESLGALTYDRCLAEGLRPSRPLDLTTGATAEDFHRALSAALADDTCDSVVVTAIPAIGEASPGDAELAEALRSAAAAVPGKPVLVVHVELGGLAEALSAAASTAPQAVVSAPGSHPPPLSASFERDPHRPAERLPTAPMAPADGTRLIPAYPAAERAVRALAEAVKYGQWRREAMDPGKVPEFDDIDEKGAAGLIGELLARGEGLTISDGETCELLGRYGIPVRRALPALTPDAAAEAARTLGYPVALKATAPHLRHRADLGGVRLDLADEEQLRRAYAELTDLFGKPEELRPVVQGMAPRGVDTVVRAVIDPAAGAVLSFGLAGAASQLLGDMAHRLVPVTDREATSLVRSIRTAPLLFGWRGSTPVDTPALEELLLRVSRLVDDHPEVVAVTLEPVVVAPHGVSVLGATVRLAPPPARDDLGPRTMPAY; from the coding sequence ATGCAGACCTCGGCGGACCGGCAGGACCGGCTCGAGTACCCCGCCCACTGGGAGGCGGACGTGGTGCTGCGCGACGGGGGTACCGCGCGCATCCGGCCCATCACCATCGATGACGCCGACCGCCTGGTCAGCTTCTACGAGCAGGTCTCGGACGAGTCGAAGTACTACCGCTTCTTCGCGCCGTACCCGCGACTCTCCGCCAAGGACGTCCACCGCTTCACGCACCACGACTTTGTGGACCGGGTGGGACTCGCGGCCACCATCGGCGGCGAGTTCATCGCCACCGTACGCTATGACCGCATCGGCGCCGACGGTCTGCCCGCCTCCGCACCCGCCGACGAGGCCGAGGTCGCCTTCCTCGTGCAGGACGCCCACCAGGGCCGCGGGGTCGCCTCCGCCCTGCTGGAGCACATCGCGGCCGTCGCCCGAGAGCGCGGCATCCGCCGCTTCGCCGCCGAGGTGCTGCCCGCCAACACCAAGATGATCAAGGTGTTCACGGACGCCGGCTACACCCAGGAACGCAGCTTCGAGGACGGCGTCGTCCGCCTGGAGTTCGACCTCGAACCCACCGACCGCTCCCTCGCCGTGCAGCGCGCCCGGGAACAGCGCGCCGAGGCCCGCTCGGTGCGGCGGCTGCTCAGGCCCGGCTCCGTGGCGGTCGTCGGCGTCGGCCGTGCCCCCGGCGGAGTCGGCCGCAGCGTCCTGGGCAACATCCGGGACGCCGGCTACGGCGGCCGGCTGCACGCCGTGAACAAGGCCTTCCCGGAGGACCTCACGCAGGTCGACGGGGTGCCCGCGTACCGGTGCGTGCGGGACATCGAGGGTCCGGTGGACCTCGCCGTCGTCGCCGTACCGGCCGAGTACGTGCCCGGCGTGGTCGCCGAGTGCGGAGAACACGGCGTGCAGGGGCTCGTCGTACTGTCCGCCGGGTACGCCGAGAGCGGGCCCGAGGGGCGCGAGCGGCAGCGGGCACTCGTGCGGCACGCGCGCGCGTACGGCATGCGGATCATCGGCCCGAACGCCTTCGGGATCATCAACACCGCGGCGGACGTCCGGCTGAACGCCTCCCTCGCCCCCGAGATGCCCCGCCCCGGCCGCATCGGGATGTTCGCCCAGTCCGGCGCCATCGGCATCGCCCTGCTGTCCCGGCTGCACCGGCGCGGGGGAGGGGTCACCGGGGTCACCGGCGTGTCCACGTTCGTGTCCGCCGGCAACCGCGCGGACGTCTCCGGCAACGACGTCCTGCAGTACTGGTACGACGACCCCGAGACCGACGTCGCCCTCATGTACCTGGAGTCCATCGGCAACCCGCGCAAGTTCACGCGCCTCGCGCGGCGTACGGCGGCGGCGAAGCCGCTGGTCGTGGTGCAGGGGGTCGGCTCCGCGCCACAAGGGCACGCGGTACGGGCCACCCGGCTGCCGCACGCCACCGTCTCCGCGCTGCTGCGGCAGGCCGGGGTGCTCCGGGTCGACACGATCACCGAGCTGGTCGACGCGGGGCTGCTGCTCGCGCGTCAGCCGCTGCCGGCGGGGCCGCGGGTGGCGATCCTCGGCAACTCCGAGTCGCTGGGCGCGCTGACGTACGACCGGTGTCTGGCGGAGGGGCTACGGCCGTCGCGTCCGCTGGACCTGACCACCGGGGCGACGGCGGAGGACTTCCACCGGGCGCTGTCCGCCGCGCTGGCCGATGACACGTGCGACTCCGTCGTGGTGACGGCGATCCCTGCCATCGGGGAGGCGTCGCCGGGGGACGCGGAGCTGGCGGAGGCGCTCAGGTCGGCGGCGGCTGCGGTACCCGGTAAGCCGGTGCTGGTGGTGCACGTGGAGCTCGGGGGACTCGCGGAGGCGCTGTCGGCCGCGGCCAGTACCGCACCACAGGCCGTCGTGTCGGCCCCCGGTTCCCACCCTCCCCCGCTCTCGGCTTCGTTCGAGCGGGACCCCCACCGCCCTGCGGAACGACTGCCCACCGCACCGATGGCCCCCGCGGATGGCACCCGTCTCATCCCCGCCTACCCCGCCGCCGAACGCGCCGTCCGTGCCCTTGCCGAAGCCGTCAAGTACGGGCAGTGGCGGCGGGAGGCCATGGACCCGGGAAAGGTGCCCGAGTTCGACGACATCGACGAGAAGGGGGCCGCAGGGCTCATAGGCGAGCTGCTCGCGCGCGGGGAAGGGCTCACCATCTCCGATGGGGAGACCTGCGAGCTGCTCGGCAGGTACGGCATCCCGGTGCGGCGCGCGCTGCCCGCCCTCACCCCCGACGCCGCCGCCGAGGCCGCCCGCACCCTCGGCTACCCGGTCGCCCTCAAGGCCACCGCCCCGCACCTCAGACACCGCGCCGACCTGGGCGGCGTACGGCTCGACCTCGCGGACGAGGAGCAACTGCGCCGGGCATACGCCGAGTTGACCGATTTGTTCGGGAAGCCGGAGGAGCTGCGGCCCGTGGTGCAGGGCATGGCACCGCGCGGGGTCGACACCGTCGTACGGGCCGTGATCGATCCGGCGGCCGGGGCCGTGCTGTCCTTCGGGCTCGCCGGGGCCGCCTCCCAGCTGCTCGGGGACATGGCGCACCGGCTCGTCCCGGTCACCGACCGGGAGGCGACCTCGCTGGTGCGCTCGATCCGTACGGCACCGCTGCTGTTCGGCTGGCGCGGCTCCACGCCCGTCGACACCCCGGCGCTGGAGGAACTGCTGCTGCGGGTGTCCCGGCTGGTGGACGATCATCCGGAGGTGGTCGCCGTCACCCTGGAGCCGGTCGTCGTCGCCCCGCACGGCGTGAGCGTCCTCGGTGCCACGGTACGGCTCGCGCCCCCGCCCGCCCGCGACGACCTGGGCCCGCGCACGATGCCGGCCTACTGA
- a CDS encoding M23 family metallopeptidase produces the protein MAFMCATGKHRKPGRVKRTTAQAAGVAALTTTGVIGTLAASPAFAAQNSAEQTGLTPVITAGDDIAEQIDTQAAAQQRAADQKAAEEAVAKRAQEVREAKARAAREAERRRLNAFVAPIANSYVSTGYKASSSLWSSGSHTGIDFHAASGTSVHAVGSGTVVSTGWGGAYGNQIVIRMADGMYTQYGHLSSIGVTVGQQVTPGQQIGLSGATGNTTGPHLHFEARTTPDYGSDVDPVAYLRKHGVNV, from the coding sequence ATGGCGTTCATGTGCGCCACCGGGAAGCACCGCAAGCCCGGCCGGGTCAAGCGCACCACCGCTCAGGCGGCCGGTGTCGCGGCCCTCACCACCACCGGTGTCATCGGCACCCTCGCGGCGTCCCCGGCGTTCGCCGCGCAGAACTCCGCCGAGCAGACCGGTCTCACCCCGGTGATCACCGCCGGTGACGACATCGCCGAGCAGATCGACACGCAGGCCGCCGCCCAGCAGCGGGCCGCAGACCAGAAGGCGGCCGAGGAGGCCGTGGCCAAGCGCGCCCAGGAGGTGCGCGAGGCCAAGGCCCGCGCCGCCCGCGAGGCCGAGCGCAGGCGCCTGAACGCCTTCGTGGCCCCGATAGCCAACTCCTACGTCTCCACGGGCTACAAGGCCAGCAGCTCCCTGTGGTCCTCCGGCTCGCACACCGGCATCGACTTCCACGCGGCCAGCGGCACGTCCGTCCACGCGGTCGGCTCCGGCACCGTCGTCTCCACCGGCTGGGGCGGCGCGTACGGCAACCAGATCGTGATCCGGATGGCCGACGGCATGTACACCCAGTACGGCCACCTGTCGTCCATCGGCGTCACGGTCGGCCAGCAGGTCACCCCGGGCCAGCAGATCGGCCTGTCCGGCGCGACCGGCAACACCACCGGCCCGCACCTGCACTTCGAGGCCCGTACGACCCCCGACTACGGCTCGGACGTCGACCCCGTCGCCTATCTCCGCAAGCACGGCGTGAACGTCTGA
- a CDS encoding thymidine kinase, whose protein sequence is MPELVFFSGTMDCGKSTLALQIEHNRSARGLVGMIFTRNDRAGEGKLSSRLGLVTDAVEVADDQDLYAYLVEHLSRGRRADYVIADEAQFLAPGQIDQLARVVDDLGLDVYAFGITTDFRSKLFPGSQRLVELADRIEVLQVEALCWCGARATHNARTIGGEMVVEGAQVVVGDVNQAAGEVGYEVLCRRHHRRRMTAATSRAAALSPDVLPVSPG, encoded by the coding sequence ATGCCCGAGCTGGTGTTCTTCTCCGGAACGATGGACTGCGGGAAGTCCACGCTGGCTCTGCAGATAGAGCACAACCGCTCGGCGCGGGGCCTCGTCGGCATGATCTTCACCCGGAACGACCGCGCGGGCGAGGGCAAGCTGTCCTCCCGGCTCGGCCTGGTCACCGACGCGGTGGAGGTCGCCGACGACCAGGATCTGTACGCCTATCTCGTGGAGCACCTCTCACGGGGCCGCCGGGCCGACTACGTGATCGCGGACGAGGCGCAGTTCCTCGCGCCCGGGCAGATCGACCAGCTCGCGCGCGTGGTGGACGATCTCGGCCTGGACGTGTACGCCTTCGGGATCACCACCGACTTCCGCTCCAAGCTCTTCCCCGGCTCGCAGCGGTTGGTGGAGCTGGCCGACCGTATCGAGGTGCTCCAGGTGGAGGCGCTGTGCTGGTGCGGCGCCCGCGCCACGCACAACGCCCGCACGATAGGCGGCGAGATGGTGGTCGAGGGTGCCCAGGTGGTCGTCGGCGACGTCAACCAGGCGGCGGGCGAGGTCGGCTACGAGGTGCTGTGCCGCCGCCACCACCGACGCCGGATGACCGCCGCGACATCCCGCGCAGCGGCCCTGTCCCCGGACGTCCTACCGGTGTCGCCCGGCTGA
- a CDS encoding DUF5998 family protein has translation MDAMAKTSTTTQGLRSAIERSGYYPALVAEAVEAAVGGEPIRSYLVHQETTFDQNEVRRHVTVLVLTGNRFIVSHTDEQAADSTSPTPYATTSTESVKLGRISSVVVSRVVANPEQYTPGTLPREVVLTIGWGAVSRIDLEPAACGDPNCDADHGYTGNSTADDLSLRVSEAGDGPETVRQALAFAQAISEATADVTR, from the coding sequence ATGGACGCCATGGCCAAGACCAGTACGACGACCCAGGGGCTGCGCTCGGCGATCGAGCGCAGCGGCTACTACCCGGCCCTCGTGGCCGAGGCGGTGGAGGCCGCCGTGGGCGGCGAGCCCATCCGGTCGTACCTGGTCCACCAGGAGACCACCTTCGATCAGAACGAGGTGCGGCGGCATGTGACCGTGCTCGTTCTCACCGGCAACCGCTTCATCGTCAGCCACACCGACGAGCAGGCCGCCGACAGCACCTCGCCGACGCCGTACGCCACCACCTCCACCGAGTCCGTGAAGCTCGGCCGGATCTCCTCGGTCGTGGTCAGCCGCGTGGTGGCGAACCCGGAGCAGTACACGCCGGGCACCCTGCCCCGCGAGGTCGTGCTGACCATCGGCTGGGGCGCGGTCAGCCGCATCGACCTGGAGCCCGCCGCCTGCGGCGACCCCAACTGCGACGCCGACCACGGCTACACGGGCAACTCCACGGCGGACGACCTCAGCCTGCGCGTCAGCGAGGCCGGTGACGGCCCCGAGACGGTGCGCCAGGCGCTCGCCTTCGCGCAGGCCATCTCCGAGGCGACCGCGGACGTCACGCGCTGA
- a CDS encoding M16 family metallopeptidase — MTELATMDFHPQPQPGEARPWAFPAPERGTLDNGLTVLRCHRPGQQVVAVEVLLDAPLDAEPAGLDGVATIMARAFSEGTDKHSAEEFAAELERAGATLDSHADHPGVRISLEVPASRLAKGLGLLADALRAPAFAESEVERLVRNRMDEIPHELANPSRRAAKELSKELFPAASRMSRPRQGTEETVEKIDAAAVRAFYDRHVRPATATVVVVGDLTGADLDALLGDTLGGWTGTPGQPRPVPPVTADDTGRVVIVDRPGAVQTQLLIGRVGPDRHDRVWPAQVLGTYCLGGTLTSRLDRVLREEKGYTYGVRAFGQVLRSAPDGTGASMLAISGSVDTPNTGPALEDLWKVLRTLAADGLTDAERDVAVQNLVGVAPLKYETAAAVASTLADQVEQHLPDDFQATLYQQLAATGTVEATAAVVNAFPVERLVTVLVGDAAQIKAPVEALGIGEVTVVAAE, encoded by the coding sequence GTGACCGAGCTCGCCACCATGGACTTCCACCCCCAGCCGCAGCCCGGCGAGGCCAGGCCGTGGGCGTTCCCGGCCCCCGAGCGGGGCACGCTCGACAACGGCCTGACCGTGCTGCGCTGCCACCGCCCCGGCCAGCAGGTCGTCGCCGTCGAGGTGCTGCTGGACGCGCCCCTGGACGCCGAACCGGCCGGCCTGGACGGCGTCGCCACGATCATGGCGCGCGCCTTCTCCGAGGGCACCGACAAGCACTCCGCCGAGGAGTTCGCCGCCGAGCTGGAGCGCGCGGGCGCCACGCTGGACTCGCACGCCGACCACCCCGGCGTCCGGATCAGCCTGGAGGTCCCGGCCTCCCGCCTGGCCAAGGGCCTCGGTCTGCTCGCCGACGCGCTGCGGGCGCCCGCGTTCGCCGAGAGCGAGGTCGAGCGGCTGGTCCGCAACCGCATGGACGAGATCCCGCACGAGCTGGCCAACCCCTCCCGCCGGGCCGCCAAGGAGCTCTCCAAGGAGCTGTTCCCGGCGGCCTCGCGCATGTCGCGCCCGCGCCAGGGCACCGAGGAGACGGTCGAGAAGATCGACGCCGCCGCCGTACGCGCCTTCTACGACCGGCACGTACGCCCCGCGACGGCCACCGTGGTCGTGGTCGGCGACCTGACCGGGGCCGACCTGGACGCGCTGCTCGGCGACACCCTGGGCGGCTGGACCGGCACCCCGGGCCAGCCGCGGCCCGTGCCGCCGGTGACCGCCGACGACACCGGCCGCGTGGTGATCGTGGACCGGCCCGGCGCCGTCCAGACGCAGCTGCTCATCGGCCGCGTCGGCCCCGACCGGCACGACCGCGTGTGGCCCGCCCAGGTGCTCGGCACCTACTGCCTCGGCGGCACCCTCACCTCCCGCCTGGACCGCGTCCTGCGCGAGGAGAAGGGCTACACCTACGGTGTGCGCGCCTTCGGGCAGGTCCTGCGCTCGGCCCCGGATGGCACGGGTGCCTCGATGCTCGCCATCAGCGGCTCCGTGGACACCCCCAACACCGGCCCCGCGCTGGAGGACCTGTGGAAGGTGCTGCGCACCCTCGCGGCGGACGGCCTGACCGACGCCGAGCGGGACGTGGCCGTGCAGAACCTCGTCGGGGTGGCGCCGCTGAAGTACGAGACCGCGGCGGCCGTCGCGAGCACGCTGGCCGACCAGGTCGAGCAGCATCTGCCCGACGACTTCCAGGCGACGCTCTATCAGCAGCTCGCCGCGACGGGCACGGTGGAGGCCACGGCTGCGGTCGTGAACGCCTTCCCGGTGGAGCGCCTGGTGACCGTCCTGGTCGGTGACGCCGCCCAGATCAAGGCGCCGGTCGAGGCGCTCGGCATCGGCGAAGTCACCGTCGTGGCGGCCGAGTAG
- a CDS encoding HPr family phosphocarrier protein, producing the protein MAERRVNVGWAEGLHARPASIFVRAATAAGVPVTIAKADGTPVNAASMLAVLGLGAQGGEEIVLASDAEGADIALDRLAKLVSEGLEELPETV; encoded by the coding sequence ATGGCTGAGCGCCGCGTCAACGTCGGCTGGGCCGAGGGCCTCCACGCCCGCCCCGCCTCCATCTTCGTCCGAGCCGCCACGGCCGCAGGCGTCCCGGTGACGATCGCCAAGGCTGACGGCACTCCCGTCAACGCGGCCTCCATGCTGGCTGTCCTGGGCCTGGGCGCCCAGGGTGGCGAGGAGATCGTGCTGGCCTCCGACGCCGAGGGCGCGGACATCGCCCTGGACCGTCTGGCCAAGCTGGTTTCCGAGGGTCTCGAGGAACTGCCCGAAACGGTCTGA